The Nitrospira sp. genomic interval ACAAATAGAGCGACATCAAGATACAAAACACGATCACCACAGTCGTCGAACCGATGGTTTCAGCCCTGGTCGGAAACGACACTTTCTTCAACTCCGCGCGAACTTCCGCGAGGAACAACTTGATAGATTCGGTCATCCGCTTAAACATCGACCCCTCCGCCTCATCATCCAGCACAGCCCGCCACATCCATCACACCGATCCCGAGCGCACTCAGTGTGGCAGGGGCACTAGGATTTGAACCTAGACCATCGGTTTTGGAGACCGAGGTGCTGCCATTGACACCATGCCCCTACAGGACCCGCATCGCCGGCGCGACACCGGCTTCGGCCTACTTCACTTCTTTATGGGCAATATGCTTCCGACAAAACTTGCAGAACTTATTGCGCTCCAACCGATCCGGATCGTTCTTCTTATTCTTGTTGGTCGAATAGTTCCG includes:
- the rpmG gene encoding 50S ribosomal protein L33, giving the protein MREVIDLACTVCKQRNYSTNKNKKNDPDRLERNKFCKFCRKHIAHKEVK
- the secE gene encoding preprotein translocase subunit SecE; protein product: MFKRMTESIKLFLAEVRAELKKVSFPTRAETIGSTTVVIVFCILMSLYLSVIDSFLVWLVSKII